Below is a window of Candidatus Leptovillus gracilis DNA.
GAGGGGGTGTGGACGACGTAGGAGGCGCTGGCGCTGCGCAAGGGATTGACGTGATGCCGGGTCTGGCCGACGTGTTGGCGCAATTCCACCACCAGCGCCTCGTCCGGACGTTGCGCCAGCACAGCAATCGTCAATTCGCTGTTCGCGGCCAGATGTAACTGGCTGCCATCGGTAAATTGCAGATTGGCCGTCGAATCAGGGCCGCTTCGCAGCCGCTGCCCGGTTAGCAACGGCGTACCAGCCCGAATCGGCTGCCAGGTGGCGCCATCCTGTGTAGAAAACTCGATTTGTCCACTGACATCCATCAGGGTAAGGGCTGCAACGGACTGTATCTGGTTATTTAGCGAGGTGAACCAGGCAATGGCCAGGATCAGTAGGGCTGTGGCAGCCAGACCAGAGAGGCCCAGACGTGGCACAGCCCAACCGCGCCAATCGGGGAGAAACGGCCGTTTCTGAACCGGCGCTTGTCGCTTTTGCTTACGGGCCTGTTCCTGAATGAAACTTTCCACTGTGTTGTTCCGGCTGAGAGATAGATCGGGTTCCGGTCGGGGCGCCGTGCGGATAGCGGACGTCAGGCGCAGCAGGTCGCGCAGATAGCGGTCCTCTTCCGGTATCTGCTCTAAAAGCTCTGCCAGCGGTATACCGGCCTCTAATTTGGCAATGTATTGTTGTAGGATGTCATCTCGGTCAGCCATAGAAAACTCTCTGCGGCCCCAGAATGCGTTGTAGGGCCTCTAAACCGCGGGCTTGTAAAGCTTTGACGGCGCTTTCGCTTTTGTTAAGCGTCTGAGCCACCTGGTTAATGGGCATCTCAGCCACAAAACGAAGGATGATTACGTCGCATTGATCAGAAGTCAGGCGGCGTAGGGCTTGTTGGAGGCGTTCGATGGTCAGGTTGTAGTCAACGGCCGTTTCTGGCCCATCATAGTCGGCGGGCATGTTCTCATCCAGGTCAATATGGTTGCGCACGGCCGATTTGCGCATATGGTCAATCGCCAGGTTACGCGCTATCTGGAAAAGCCAGGCGCGGAATGGGACACGGCCCGTCCGGTAGCGCGGTAAATGCTGCATTACGCGGATAAAGAGTTCGGCGGTTAAATCTTCGGCGACCTGCGGCCGACCGACGCGGTAATAGAGGTAACGGTAGACGTCCGATTTGTAATGTTCATACAGATCAGTGAGAGCGCTCGTATCGCCGGACTGGGCGCGTGTGATAACGGCTGCGGTCACTTCTTCAGGCATGTGCTTTGTTCCGAAATTGTCTTGCTATTTAGTATAACGGATGAGCAAGCCAAAAAGTCTCACTGAAAAACGCCCAATAGCCGCAGCTTGTTACCCGTCCGTAGATCACGGAAACGGCCGTAGCCGTGGCTCATTTGTCCAAGTGAAACAGGTGAGGAAGGTGATTAAGGCGGCAAACGGCCGTTCCCCACATTTTTGTGCAGTCGGAATTGAATCCTATCACCTCACCGACCTGTACGAAGATTGCGTACAGATTAAATGACATCCGATTTAGTAACATCTATAATCTACGCATGTTAACTCAAACTCCCTTCCTCAACCCTATTCCGCTGCGGGCACAATTCCCCGCTTTACAATTGGAAATCAATGGCAAAACGGCCGTCTACCTCGACGGCCCCGGCGGCACCCAGGTTCCACAGCGCGTCATTGACGCCATCAGCGAAGCACTCACTGTGGGCATTTCCAATCATGGCGGCCCCTTTTTCACCAGCGCCCGTAGTGACGCTATCGTCGAGGCCGCGCGGATGGCGATGATGGACTTCTACAACGCTCGCCGGCCGGAAGAGATTGTCTTCGGCCAAAATATGACCAGTCTCACCTTTGCCATCAGCCGGGCCATCGCCCGCACCTGGCAGCCCGATGACGAAATCGTCGTCACCCGGTTGGACCATGATGCCAATATCTCCCCCTGGCTGCTGGCTGCCGAAGACCGCGGCGTCACCGTGCGTTGGCTGGATTTCGACCCCGCCGATTGCACCCTGAAGTTAGAAGCGCTGCCTGATCTGCTCAACGAAAAAACGCGCCTGGTTGCCATCACCTTAGCCTCCAATGCCGTCGGCAGCATTACTGATGTCAAGCGAGCAGTCGAAATGGTCCATGCAGCCGGTGCGCTGGCCTATGTGGATTCAGTCCATTACGCTCCCCATGGCTCCATAGACGTACAAGACCTGGATTGTGATTTTCTGGCAGCATCCGTTTATAAATTCTTTGGCGGTCACGTTGGCGCTCTCTATGGCAAGTACGATCTGCTTGACGCTATGACGGCTTACAAAGTTCGCCCGGCTTCGTCAAAACCGGCCGACAAATGGGAAACCGGCACGCAGAGCTTTGAAAGTCTGATTGGCGTCACGGCCGCTGTGGATTACATTGCCGACATCGGCGACGCCGTAGGCTCCCGCCGCCAACGACTCGTACAGGCCATGGCGCGTATCAAAGAATACGAAATGAGCCTGAGCGAACGGTTTCTGCAAGGGGCGACAAAAGTGCCGGGCTTGCACGTATATGGGATCACAGATATTGAGAGTCTGGAACACCGCACACCAACTTTTGCCATAAGCCTGGAAGGATTCACTCCCGCGCAGGTCGCTCAAAAATTGGGCGAGCAGGGCATCTTCGTCTGGGACGGTCACTATTACGCCATTGCCGTCATGGAACGGCTCGGTTTGCTGGATAAAGGCGGCCTGGTGCGCATCGGTTTTGTCCATTACAACACCGCCGAAGAAGTGGACCGGGTGTTAACCGCTTTGGCGGAAATGGGGTGAGGGATTTCTCATCTCGGTTGACATCACCCGTTATCTGTGCCATAATGCGCCCATCATTAACATTGATTGGCAGCAAACGCTGCGACGCCATCCTAATGACAAGGAGGTGGTGCTTGTGGATAGTTATTCAGCTAGTCGCGCCGTAGCACTACCTCCTCGTTCGAGATAAGTAGTGCTACGGCGCAAGAAAGGCCCCATCGCAAGATGGGGTCTTTCGCTTTCTTATGGATTGGTTTGGGGGCCGAAATCGAGCAAAGAGGGCTGTAGAATTGTTGTTGGCCGACGTTCCTGAAGCTTTTCCTGCGTTTGTACATCAAAGTTCGTGATCAAGACTTCTTGATTAATCACCCGCTCGGAACCATTTTTCTTCGTGTTCATCCCCGAATATGTTTGCACAGTGATGATGTTGTAGCCGTCATACATTTCGTGCATTTCAGGCATATCGTAAGAAGAAAGAATCCATTTGCACTTCGACTGCGTTAGACGATGCGCCAATCGTTGATGATCTGCCCAATCCTGCATATTGTGCTTATAATTACAGCCATTATTCGGATAGGGAGGATCGATGTACATGATCGTCTGTGGTTTGTCATAGCGATCTATGCAGTCTTCCCAACTTAGATTCTCGATAATGACCGTACTCAATCTTTTGTGTACAGGCTCTAATTTTTGCCGGAGATGTTTTAGAGCTCCGATCAGACGGTTGCCATGCCCACCGTCTGATATACTTGTCTGAAAACGAGGATAGTCTAATTCACCACCCCATCCAGCCATGATTAAATAATAAAAGCGATGAGCGCGCTCAATAGCATTTAGGGTAAGAGGGTCTAAATCAGCCAATCTTTCAAACTCGTTTCGAGACACTAATTCCCATTCAAAAGAGGCAATAAGTTCTTCTGGTTGATGTTTTAGGACGCGGAAAAAGTTTATTAGCTCTTGATCAATATCATTGAGGACTTCAACAGCGCTTGGCGGTTTGCCAAAAAGCACCCAGGCTCCTCCAGCAAATGGTTCTACGTAGCAAGTGTGTTCCGGTAGGATAGGAATGATATATTTTCGGAAACGGGATTTACCACCAACCCATCGCACTGGACTATTGATCATTTTCTGCGTCGTATTCATAAATATATCCAAAATGTCTCTAATGGAGACATTTTATCATGAAATCATTTGGGATGCAACATTGATTTTAGACATTTGTTCTACTTCAACAAGAGTATAAAGGTTTTTTGGCTTAAATGGAAAGTATTCTGAAACTAAATTATGGAACGCTTTGGTGAAAAATTACATGATCTGCGAAAATTTCATAATGTAACTCTCAAATGGCTGGCCAATCAATTAGGTTACACCACGCATAGTTATATTAGCGAAATTGAATCCGGCTACAAAGTACCAAATGTAGAATTTGTCTTAAAGACTGCAAGATTGTTCAATGTATCAACAGACGATTTGCTCAAAGATGAACTTGAATTAAATCTGCAACAATCAAAACTTGACATAAATTATGAACCTACCATTCGTAGATAGAAAACCTAATTCTCAAGAGATTGAGCGCTTTCGCTTAATTCTGAGTACCTATCAAGATGGTACGGGTATGTTAAAAGATGGCGATAGAACTTTGCCCGGATGGCGAGACTTCGAGAGGTCCGTGGCAATTGCTTTTGATGGACAAGGGTTGGAAAGCAAATGGATCTATGATGTGTTATTGCCCATTAAAAGTTCCACGGGAGCATATTATGGCATTTCTTGCAAGATGCGCGGAATGCTCGGAACTGTCGAAAAGCAAAAGCGGGTAACTATAGACTCGAGGTTCGCTCAAATTGAGCGGTAAATAGTAAAATTGGCGGCATGACTATGCCAGAATTCACAATCAGTGTTGAACGGCTGGATGACCTGCCGCTCTTGTATGGGTTTATCGAAAAGATGGGCATTCAGTCCACCATTGATACCGTCATCAAACCGCACCGGGAATTGGCAGGGACTGAGCATGGGTTGGGTGATCTCCATCTGGCTCCAGCCACATCATCTCGGCGTACAACCATCGGATGGATCGGGTTCAAGAGTGGGTGGCAACCCATCAGGTTTCTTTGCGGCAGTTGACCGGACAGGACTGACCGAGCTTGACTTCACCGATGACCGACTGGCGATTTGTCTGCGGGAACTGCACGAGCCTGACCAGTGGCGGCGGATCGAGAGCCTGTTGGGTAATCGGTTGCTGCGCGTTTACGACCTGCGGTCGGTGAACATCGTGCGGCTGGATGGCACAACCGCCGGCGTGTATCACGACCCGGCGGGTCACCTGTTGTTTCAGGTGGGGAAGAACAAAGAAGGGGTCTATGAACCGCAGTTCAAAGCGATGCTGGCCAGCCTCGACCCGTTGGGCTTGTTGTTGGCGCTGGATGTGGTTCCTGGCAATCGGGCCGATGACCCGCTGTATGTGCCTTGCTACCAGCGGGTGAAAGAGATGCTGGCCCGGAATGGACTGCTCATTGTCGGCGACAGCAAGATGAGCGCCTTTGACACCCGGGCCACGATTGCGGCGGGCCATGACCACTATCTGACGCCCCTGCCCGATGGCAAGAGTGAACCGGGTCTGCTGGACAAGTACCTGCGCCGGTGGTGGGCTGACGGCGGCGCGGCGATGCCGGTTTTCCTGCCCGACGATGAGCCTGAGGAGGGACAAGAGCCTGACTGCTCCTGGCCATCGCCGAAGGATTCGAGGTCAGCCGCGCCCATCAGGCTGGGGTGGGCCACAGCATGTCGTCTGGTCGGAGCGTTGTCTGGTGGTGCGCTCGTTGAGCTACCAACAGACCGAACAGGCGAACTTGCGGCAGCGGCTGGCCAAAGCGGAAGGGGCGCTGCGGGACTTAACGCCTGCGCCAGGGCGGGGTAAACGCCCCATCACCGATGAAGCGAGTTTACAAAAAGCCATTGCCGCTATTGAAAAGCAGTATCGCGGCCGGTCTGTTGCCGGTCAGCTACACTCGCCAGGTCACAGAACGCGCCATCCGCGGCTATCGCGGT
It encodes the following:
- a CDS encoding sigma-70 family RNA polymerase sigma factor; the encoded protein is MPEEVTAAVITRAQSGDTSALTDLYEHYKSDVYRYLYYRVGRPQVAEDLTAELFIRVMQHLPRYRTGRVPFRAWLFQIARNLAIDHMRKSAVRNHIDLDENMPADYDGPETAVDYNLTIERLQQALRRLTSDQCDVIILRFVAEMPINQVAQTLNKSESAVKALQARGLEALQRILGPQRVFYG
- a CDS encoding cysteine desulfurase-like protein, whose protein sequence is MLTQTPFLNPIPLRAQFPALQLEINGKTAVYLDGPGGTQVPQRVIDAISEALTVGISNHGGPFFTSARSDAIVEAARMAMMDFYNARRPEEIVFGQNMTSLTFAISRAIARTWQPDDEIVVTRLDHDANISPWLLAAEDRGVTVRWLDFDPADCTLKLEALPDLLNEKTRLVAITLASNAVGSITDVKRAVEMVHAAGALAYVDSVHYAPHGSIDVQDLDCDFLAASVYKFFGGHVGALYGKYDLLDAMTAYKVRPASSKPADKWETGTQSFESLIGVTAAVDYIADIGDAVGSRRQRLVQAMARIKEYEMSLSERFLQGATKVPGLHVYGITDIESLEHRTPTFAISLEGFTPAQVAQKLGEQGIFVWDGHYYAIAVMERLGLLDKGGLVRIGFVHYNTAEEVDRVLTALAEMG
- a CDS encoding DNA adenine methylase — encoded protein: MINSPVRWVGGKSRFRKYIIPILPEHTCYVEPFAGGAWVLFGKPPSAVEVLNDIDQELINFFRVLKHQPEELIASFEWELVSRNEFERLADLDPLTLNAIERAHRFYYLIMAGWGGELDYPRFQTSISDGGHGNRLIGALKHLRQKLEPVHKRLSTVIIENLSWEDCIDRYDKPQTIMYIDPPYPNNGCNYKHNMQDWADHQRLAHRLTQSKCKWILSSYDMPEMHEMYDGYNIITVQTYSGMNTKKNGSERVINQEVLITNFDVQTQEKLQERRPTTILQPSLLDFGPQTNP
- a CDS encoding helix-turn-helix transcriptional regulator — translated: MERFGEKLHDLRKFHNVTLKWLANQLGYTTHSYISEIESGYKVPNVEFVLKTARLFNVSTDDLLKDELELNLQQSKLDINYEPTIRR
- a CDS encoding transposase translates to MGGNPSGFFAAVDRTGLTELDFTDDRLAICLRELHEPDQWRRIESLLGNRLLRVYDLRSVNIVRLDGTTAGVYHDPAGHLLFQVGKNKEGVYEPQFKAMLASLDPLGLLLALDVVPGNRADDPLYVPCYQRVKEMLARNGLLIVGDSKMSAFDTRATIAAGHDHYLTPLPDGKSEPGLLDKYLRRWWADGGAAMPVFLPDDEPEEGQEPDCSWPSPKDSRSAAPIRLGWATACRLVGALSGGALVELPTDRTGELAAAAGQSGRGAAGLNACARAG